The Marinobacter halotolerans genome includes a window with the following:
- a CDS encoding dTDP-4-dehydrorhamnose reductase family protein produces the protein MRVLVLGATGMLGSAVLKVLSDDARYEAWGSARDSRKTSLLPVETTKKVIAGINVLDADSLAFVFRKVKPDAVINCIGLIKQVSDANNPLVALPINSMLPHRIADLCELSGSRLIHVSTDCVFSGKRGNYSESDISDAGDLYGKSKYIGEVTERASAVTLRTSIIGHELDSRYALLEWFLAQTGSVKGFSKAIFSGLPTDEMARVIKDFVLPRPELSGLYHVSSEPISKYDLLELVAEQYGKNIQIIKDDDVVIDRSLSSDRFYGATGYRAPEWKHLIENMRHFHSTSGAALHSATL, from the coding sequence ATGCGTGTTCTCGTGCTTGGAGCCACCGGCATGCTTGGGAGTGCAGTGCTGAAGGTGCTGTCTGATGACGCTCGTTACGAAGCCTGGGGTTCGGCGCGCGATTCCCGGAAAACGTCTCTATTACCGGTTGAAACCACTAAGAAAGTTATAGCTGGCATAAATGTTCTGGACGCAGACAGCCTGGCCTTTGTATTCCGAAAAGTTAAGCCTGATGCCGTTATCAACTGCATTGGATTGATCAAGCAGGTGTCTGACGCGAATAACCCGCTGGTTGCGTTGCCAATCAATTCAATGTTGCCTCACCGAATTGCAGACCTTTGCGAGTTGAGCGGAAGCCGGCTGATTCATGTGAGCACAGACTGCGTATTTTCCGGGAAGAGGGGAAACTACAGCGAGTCAGACATTTCAGATGCTGGAGATCTTTACGGTAAATCCAAATACATCGGTGAAGTGACAGAGAGGGCAAGTGCCGTCACGCTTCGCACGTCGATTATTGGCCATGAACTGGATTCCAGATATGCTCTTCTGGAATGGTTTTTGGCGCAGACTGGCTCTGTCAAAGGGTTTTCAAAAGCTATTTTCTCCGGCTTGCCGACCGATGAAATGGCTAGAGTCATCAAGGATTTCGTTTTGCCAAGACCTGAATTAAGTGGTCTCTACCACGTTTCTTCAGAGCCGATCTCGAAATATGATCTGCTAGAACTTGTTGCCGAGCAGTACGGGAAAAACATCCAGATTATTAAAGATGACGATGTGGTTATAGATCGTTCTTTGTCCAGCGACAGGTTTTATGGTGCAACGGGTTATAGAGCCCCAGAGTGGAAACATCTGATTGAAAACATGCGGCATTTCCATTCTACGTCGGGCGCGGCACTTCATTCAGCCACGCTATGA
- a CDS encoding glycosyltransferase family 4 protein, protein MSRTVWIINQYASTPQYGYAGRHYYLGQELAKQGYRVYLITSSSHHLLREKPSFDSAFRFEGEGGFTVVWVNMPDYSEAHSKIRALGWLLFSWRIIKLSKFIKDSPDVIVCSSPSLLSFLGAKKLSKRFKARLVFEVRDIWPLTLTEIGGHRPSHPFIRLMQWVEDKAYRDSDVVISNLKNSVHHMISRGMDPRKFFWIPNGFSLLEVSQKAALNSLALEQIPSGKFLVGYTGAIGTANALDTLIAAAERLKEYSEIAFVLVGAGKEKRVLKQLVIRKNLKNVYFVDPIPKIEIQAMLAKFDACYIGLTKDPIFRFGVSPNKLFDYLYSGKPIIYAVDSDDYKPVEEAEAGLQVPAQDEAKLSEAVLKLYEMSAEQRQTLGNNGRKLALDQYEYSQLAHQFADVLFPEDPL, encoded by the coding sequence GTGAGCAGAACGGTCTGGATTATTAATCAGTACGCGTCTACTCCTCAGTATGGTTATGCGGGACGCCACTACTATCTGGGCCAGGAACTGGCAAAGCAGGGCTACAGGGTATATCTGATCACCTCCTCTTCTCATCATTTGCTGCGGGAGAAACCTTCTTTTGATTCGGCGTTCCGATTTGAGGGAGAAGGGGGATTTACCGTTGTCTGGGTAAACATGCCAGATTATTCAGAAGCGCACAGTAAAATAAGGGCACTGGGTTGGCTTCTTTTCTCCTGGCGCATCATCAAGCTCTCAAAGTTTATTAAAGATTCCCCGGACGTAATTGTATGCTCGTCCCCCTCCCTTCTGTCTTTCCTGGGTGCAAAGAAACTGTCAAAAAGGTTTAAAGCCCGGCTGGTTTTTGAAGTGCGAGATATCTGGCCGCTTACGTTGACTGAAATAGGGGGGCATCGGCCATCCCATCCATTTATTCGTCTTATGCAATGGGTTGAGGATAAGGCTTATCGAGATTCGGACGTAGTAATATCGAATCTGAAGAACTCTGTGCACCACATGATCAGCAGAGGGATGGATCCCAGAAAGTTTTTCTGGATCCCGAACGGATTTTCTCTCCTGGAAGTGAGTCAAAAAGCGGCACTTAATTCCCTGGCCCTTGAACAGATTCCCTCAGGCAAATTTCTTGTGGGTTATACTGGCGCAATCGGGACTGCCAATGCACTGGATACGTTAATCGCGGCAGCAGAACGACTGAAAGAATATTCTGAGATTGCTTTCGTGCTTGTTGGCGCGGGTAAGGAAAAGCGCGTTCTAAAGCAACTGGTTATCCGCAAAAATCTCAAAAACGTCTACTTTGTTGATCCCATCCCCAAGATAGAAATTCAGGCAATGCTTGCGAAATTTGATGCCTGTTATATTGGCCTGACAAAAGACCCGATATTCAGGTTTGGGGTGTCACCAAACAAGCTTTTCGACTATCTATACTCCGGCAAGCCGATTATCTATGCCGTCGATTCCGACGATTATAAGCCGGTCGAAGAGGCGGAAGCGGGTTTGCAGGTGCCGGCTCAGGACGAGGCAAAGTTGTCAGAAGCCGTGTTGAAACTGTATGAAATGTCCGCTGAGCAAAGGCAGACACTGGGCAACAACGGGCGAAAGTTAGCACTGGATCAATATGAATACAGTCAGCTAGCTCACCAGTTTGCCGATGTTTTATTTCCTGAGGATCCGTTATGA
- a CDS encoding glycosyltransferase family 4 protein, translating into MRILIATSSAPFGRGESFVIAEANEMARSGNDVSIFPTVVRRGSPNNFRLHDRCRLISARGLTARTILVFLKYVLFRPFLTLRILRGVISKSRTNTLKNWVIVPRAFWLADYISANTVDHIHAHWLTTPATLAMIVSDITGIGWSASAHRGDIVAGNLLAEKFEKATFIRFISESGKGLAKERAPLDSGKARVLHLGVGVPSAETRSLKADRKENEGLKILCPANLVPVKGHEFLFRSLARLRAQSGFEVIIAGEGELKDSLQSMAAELGINHFVRFAGHVPHDTLLRWYADSEIDIVVLPSQDLGGGVHEGIPVSLMEAMSFRIPVISTNTGGIPELLVGEQGEAFGGMVDPQDVGALAELLDELIESPEQRFRLGQKGFERVAVAFNREESVASLIKLIQLQDRCAL; encoded by the coding sequence ATGAGGATTCTGATCGCAACGAGTTCCGCGCCATTCGGCCGGGGTGAGAGCTTTGTGATCGCTGAAGCCAATGAGATGGCTCGTTCCGGAAATGATGTTTCCATCTTCCCCACCGTGGTAAGGCGCGGTAGCCCGAATAACTTCCGGCTTCATGATCGCTGTAGGCTGATTTCAGCAAGGGGTTTGACGGCACGAACCATTCTTGTGTTTCTGAAATATGTTCTGTTCCGTCCCTTTCTTACGCTCAGGATACTTCGCGGGGTAATCTCTAAAAGCCGCACTAACACGCTAAAAAATTGGGTCATTGTTCCCAGGGCATTTTGGCTGGCTGATTATATTTCTGCTAATACCGTCGACCACATCCACGCCCACTGGCTGACGACGCCTGCAACCCTTGCAATGATCGTGAGTGATATCACCGGTATTGGGTGGAGTGCCTCTGCGCATCGGGGTGATATTGTTGCCGGAAACCTTCTGGCAGAAAAATTTGAGAAGGCCACTTTTATCAGGTTTATATCGGAAAGTGGCAAAGGTTTGGCGAAAGAACGTGCGCCCCTTGATTCAGGCAAAGCACGGGTTCTTCATCTGGGCGTAGGTGTTCCGTCCGCGGAGACGCGAAGCCTGAAAGCGGACCGTAAAGAAAACGAGGGGCTGAAGATTCTGTGTCCCGCGAATCTGGTGCCGGTAAAGGGCCATGAGTTTCTATTCAGATCATTGGCGAGATTGAGAGCTCAATCCGGGTTCGAGGTGATTATTGCGGGTGAAGGGGAGTTGAAGGATTCTCTTCAGTCCATGGCTGCTGAACTGGGTATCAACCATTTTGTTCGGTTTGCAGGTCATGTTCCCCACGACACTCTGCTTCGCTGGTATGCCGATTCGGAGATCGATATCGTTGTGCTACCCAGCCAGGATCTGGGTGGTGGCGTGCATGAGGGTATCCCCGTGAGCCTGATGGAAGCAATGTCTTTCCGGATCCCCGTAATTTCGACGAACACCGGCGGAATTCCCGAGCTTCTTGTCGGTGAACAGGGTGAGGCGTTTGGGGGGATGGTGGATCCGCAGGATGTGGGGGCTCTCGCAGAGCTGCTAGATGAGCTCATCGAATCACCCGAGCAGCGTTTTCGCCTTGGCCAAAAGGGGTTTGAGAGAGTCGCTGTGGCATTTAACCGTGAAGAGTCGGTTGCCAGTTTAATAAAGCTTATACAACTTCAGGATCGTTGTGCTCTATGA
- the wecB gene encoding non-hydrolyzing UDP-N-acetylglucosamine 2-epimerase: MKILTVVGARPQFIKASVVSRAIQQSDQVEETILHTGQHFDENMSDIFFNQLGIPKPDIRLDIHGSSHGEMTGRMLIEIEQALIANRPDRVMVYGDTNSTLAGALAAAKMHIPVAHVEAGLRSFNMRMPEEINRILTDQVSDLLFCPTSTAIQNLRNEGFDQKNVDCIQVGDVMQDAALMFARKSMCPQSSEGWPEKFVLGTLHRAENTDDRARLAGIVQALNRIHSEIAPVVLPLHPRTRKLIQQQGLELNVRVIDPVGYLEMIWLIRHSELVMTDSGGLQKEAFFFGKACVTLRDQTEWVELIEAGANELVGADQRGIFDAVARNLGREVRDTEHLYGGGEASQRIVEELVKAHL, from the coding sequence ATGAAAATATTGACCGTTGTCGGTGCCCGTCCTCAGTTTATCAAGGCAAGTGTGGTCTCGCGTGCCATACAACAGAGCGATCAGGTTGAAGAGACCATTCTCCACACCGGTCAGCATTTTGACGAGAATATGTCCGACATTTTCTTCAATCAACTGGGGATTCCAAAGCCGGATATTCGACTGGACATCCATGGCAGCAGCCACGGAGAGATGACCGGTCGTATGCTGATCGAGATCGAGCAGGCCCTGATCGCAAACCGGCCGGACCGGGTGATGGTCTACGGGGATACCAACTCCACTCTGGCCGGCGCTCTTGCTGCGGCAAAGATGCATATCCCGGTGGCGCATGTTGAGGCAGGCCTGCGAAGCTTCAATATGCGGATGCCGGAGGAAATTAACCGTATTCTGACGGATCAGGTCAGTGACCTTCTGTTCTGTCCGACTTCGACTGCAATCCAGAATCTGCGCAATGAAGGGTTTGATCAGAAAAACGTTGACTGTATTCAGGTCGGCGATGTGATGCAGGACGCTGCGCTGATGTTTGCCAGGAAATCCATGTGCCCCCAGTCGTCCGAAGGATGGCCAGAAAAGTTTGTATTGGGCACGCTTCATCGTGCGGAGAATACCGATGACCGGGCACGGCTTGCCGGCATCGTGCAGGCACTGAATCGCATTCATTCGGAAATTGCCCCTGTCGTCCTGCCACTACATCCCCGGACGCGCAAACTGATCCAGCAACAGGGGCTGGAGCTTAACGTGCGTGTAATTGACCCGGTGGGTTACCTGGAGATGATCTGGCTTATTCGCCACAGCGAGCTGGTCATGACTGATAGTGGCGGCTTGCAGAAGGAAGCTTTTTTCTTTGGTAAAGCCTGTGTGACACTTCGCGATCAGACGGAATGGGTCGAATTGATAGAAGCGGGCGCAAACGAACTGGTCGGCGCAGACCAGCGGGGAATTTTCGATGCCGTTGCGCGTAATCTTGGCCGTGAAGTCAGGGATACTGAGCATCTGTACGGGGGTGGGGAAGCCTCTCAGAGGATCGTGGAAGAGCTGGTTAAGGCCCATTTGTGA
- a CDS encoding glycosyltransferase family 4 protein, producing MKIAYLIGEDLEGHPGLKQKILGQIESWRSLGHEVIPVYHAINHHESDGGAKSEFRGLRIPGARHFEIFQRLARQYRSAFSQLHSIQPDLVYTRYLFPAPGVRKLLTFAKTTVVEINSDDKSEYLGRGRLTGIYNAFARRFSLGCADGFVFVSGELAVSHSFSFLDKPHIILANGIDPSVIPFVRETSNKVPNLVFVGSPSQSWHGVDKIRQMAMRRRDVVFHIVGPSVDECARFFGRDLKNVVSHGYLDSESLSDLLCGMDFGIGTLALHRNKMNEACPLKVRQYLAHGLPVIAGYTDTDIGDGASFFLNLGNYEKNVEEGMDSIGDFIDSGFQNAELRLKARAFAEEHLANRNKELDRLKFLESFVGS from the coding sequence ATGAAGATAGCCTATCTGATTGGTGAAGATCTGGAAGGTCATCCCGGGCTCAAGCAAAAGATTCTTGGGCAGATTGAGTCCTGGCGCTCGTTAGGGCACGAAGTTATTCCCGTCTATCATGCCATTAATCATCATGAGTCGGATGGGGGGGCGAAGTCTGAATTTCGTGGCCTCAGGATTCCGGGGGCGCGGCATTTCGAGATTTTTCAGCGCCTTGCCCGTCAATACCGTAGCGCTTTCAGTCAGTTGCATTCGATACAGCCGGATCTTGTCTACACTCGTTACCTTTTCCCGGCCCCTGGCGTTCGAAAGCTTCTGACGTTTGCGAAAACCACAGTGGTTGAAATTAATTCTGATGATAAATCGGAGTACCTGGGCAGGGGGCGCCTAACGGGCATATACAACGCCTTTGCGCGAAGGTTCTCCCTTGGTTGTGCCGATGGATTTGTGTTTGTCTCTGGCGAATTGGCTGTTTCGCATAGTTTCAGTTTTCTTGATAAGCCGCACATTATTCTGGCAAATGGTATTGATCCGTCAGTGATACCGTTTGTGCGGGAAACCAGTAATAAGGTGCCAAATCTGGTATTCGTTGGTTCACCGAGCCAGTCCTGGCATGGCGTGGACAAAATACGGCAGATGGCGATGCGCCGCAGGGATGTGGTTTTCCACATCGTCGGCCCATCGGTGGACGAGTGCGCAAGGTTTTTTGGAAGAGATCTGAAGAATGTCGTCAGTCATGGATACCTGGATAGCGAGAGTTTGAGCGATCTCTTATGTGGAATGGATTTCGGCATTGGGACACTGGCTCTTCACAGAAATAAAATGAACGAGGCTTGCCCGCTGAAAGTAAGGCAATACCTGGCTCACGGGCTTCCTGTTATCGCCGGCTACACAGATACCGATATCGGTGACGGTGCCTCGTTTTTTCTGAATCTTGGGAATTATGAGAAGAACGTTGAAGAGGGTATGGATTCGATTGGCGATTTTATTGATTCCGGATTTCAAAATGCTGAATTGCGTTTGAAGGCGAGGGCGTTTGCGGAAGAACATCTGGCGAACAGGAATAAAGAGCTGGATCGCTTGAAATTCCTTGAGTCATTTGTTGGATCATGA